A region from the Rosa rugosa chromosome 6, drRosRugo1.1, whole genome shotgun sequence genome encodes:
- the LOC133715732 gene encoding linoleate 13S-lipoxygenase 2-1, chloroplastic-like isoform X3: protein MMMMKPQLQKPLSSSARSSPLLPPKPGSSAILSSPFFLNILPARGHTKHYLSKKYNRIRASSEVKAATATNTGVDKTDTAVTVKAVVTVQETAANILSTLSLTAPLDTLTDFAGKTFLLELVSAQLDPKTELEKETIKGYAHKVNQKETIVTYESVLTIPAGFGDIGAVQVENEHHKEAYIKSIEITGFPNGTSVSVPCNSWTHSKYDNKQKRIFFTNKSYLPLETPSGIKRLREEELQLLRGNGEGERKASERIYDYDTYNDLGDPDSKDELARPVLGGKDHPYPRRCRTGRPRTKKDPLSEERSSSVYVPRDEAFAELKQLTFSAKTLKSVLHALLPQLEITLVDPELGFPYFTAIDSLFNEGVTLPKPTASGFFQSIIPRLVKAISDGQDDLLLFETPEILDRDKFSWFRDEEFSRQTLAGLNPYSIELVTEWPLKSKLDPEIYGPAESLITTELVEKEIRGFMTVNEALKRKKLFILDYHDLLMPYVNKVREVEGTTLYGSRTLFFLTENGTLRPVAIELTRPPIGDKPQWKEVFTPTWDATGCWLWRLAKAHVCAHDAGYHQLVIHWLRTHCCTEPYIIAANRQLSAMHPIYRLLHPHFRYTMEINALARESLINAGGIIEACFSPAKYSIELSSAAYDQLWRFDMEALPTDLIRRGMAVEDPTAEHGVKLTIEDYPFANDGLILWDAIKEWVGDYVNHYYPDPTLVESDNELQAWWTEVRTKGHADKKDEPWWPVLKTPEDLIHTLTTIIWVTAGHHAAVNFGQYMYAGYFPNRPTIARSNMPTEDPNDDLFKIFLKKPEAALLRCFPSQIQATKVMAVLDVLSNHSPDEEYIGGNMESSWAENPVIKAAFERFNGNLKKLEGIIDEKNTNMKLKNRVGAGVVPYELLKPFSESGVTGKGVPNSISI from the exons atgatgatgatgaagcctCAGCTGCAAAAACCACTCTCCTCCTCTGCTAGATCTAGTCCTCTCTTACCACCAAAACCCGGCAGCTCCGCCATTCTGAGCAGCCCTTTCTTCCTCAACATCCTTCCTGCACGCGGCCACACAAAGCACTACTTGAGCAAAAAATATAATCGCATCCGTGCCTCCAGTGAAGTAAAGGCAGCGACGGCAACCAACACAGGGGTGGATAAAACAGATACTGCAGTTACAGTAAAGGCAGTGGTTACGGTGCAAGAAACAGCGGCAAACATCCTCTCCACCCTTAGCTTGACTGCACCGCTCGACACCCTCACCGATTTCGCCGGCAAAACCTTTCTTCTCGAGCTCGTCAGCGCTCAACTTGACCCCA AGACTGAGTTAGAGAAGGAAACAATAAAGGGATATGCACACAAAGTGAACCAAAAAGAGACAATCGTTACGTACGAGAGTGTGCTGACGATCCCAGCAGGTTTCGGGGATATCGGAGCGGTTCAGGTTGAGAATGAGCACCACAAGGAGGCTTACATCAAGAGTATCGAGATCACCGGCTTCCCAAATGGCACCTCTGTTAGTGTTCCATGTAATTCATGGACTCATTCCAAGTATGACAATAAGCAGAAGAGAATCTTTTTCACTAACAAG TCTTACTTACCATTAGAGACACCAAGTGGGATCAAGAGGCTAAGAGAAGAGGAGCTACAACTTCTGCGAGGAAATGGCGAGGGTGAAAGGAAAGCATCTGAAAGGATTTACGATTATGATACATACAATGATCTTGGAGACCCGGATAGCAAAGACGAGTTGGCTAGGCCTGTCCTTGGTGGCAAAGACCACCCGTACCCTAGGCGCTGCAGAACTGGACGACCACGCACTAAAAAGG ATCCATTATCGGAGGAAAGAAGCAGCAGCGTGTATGTGCCAAGAGATGAAGCGTTTGCAGAGTTGAAACAGCTCACATTCTCTGCAAAGACCCTGAAATCTGTGCTGCACGCATTGCTTCCTCAGCTTGAGATAACACTTGTTGATCCAGAGCTAGGATTTCCCTACTTCACAGCCATAGATTCATTGTTCAATGAAGGAGTCACATTGCCTAAGCCTACAGCTAGTGGCTTTTTTCAGTCAATCATCCCAAGGCTAGTCAAGGCAATTAGCGATGGACAAGATGATCTCTTGCTCTTTGAGACCCCTGAAATACTTGATC GTGATAAATTTTCTTGGTTCAGAGATGAAGAATTTTCTCGGCAAACTCTAGCTGGTCTTAATCCATATAGCATAGAGCTAGTTACG GAATGGCCATTGAAAAGTAAACTTGACCCCGAGATTTATGGCCCAGCTGAATCATTGATCACCACAGAACTAGTGGAGAAGGAGATCAGAGGCTTTATGACTGTCAATGAG GCCTTAAAAAGAAAGAAGctctttattttggattatcaTGATCTCCTCATGCCTTATGTGAACAAAGTGAGAGAGGTTGAAGGAACCACACTGTATGGTTCTCGGACACTTTTCTTCCTCACTGAGAATGGCACACTGAGGCCTGTTGCCATTGAACTCACTCGGCCACCCATTGGTGACAAGCCCCAATGGAAGGAAGTGTTTACCCCAACATGGGATGCCACTGGTTGCTGGCTTTGGAGGCTTGCGAAAGCCCATGTTTGTGCCCATGATGCGGGCTATCATCAGCTTGTCATCCACTG GCTGAGGACTCATTGTTGTACAGAACCATACATAATTGCAGCTAATCGACAATTAAGTGCAATGCATCCCATCTATAGGCTTCTACATCCTCATTTCCGTTATACAATGGAAATCAATGCTCTGGCTCGAGAAAGCCTCATTAATGCAGGTGGAATCATTGAGGCATGCTTCTCACCAGCAAAGTACTCGATTGAGCTCAGTTCTGCCGCTTATGACCAGCTTTGGCGCTTTGACATGGAAGCTTTGCCTACAGATCTAATCAGAAG GGGAATGGCAGTTGAGGATCCTACAGCTGAGCATGGTGTGAAGCTAACAATTGAAGACTACCCATTTGCAAATGATGGTCTCATTCTGTGGGATGCCATTAAAGAGTGGGTGGGTGACTATGTGAACCACTATTATCCAGACCCAACTCTTGTTGAATCAGATAATGAGCTTCAAGCTTGGTGGACGGAAGTTAGAACCAAAGGCCATGCAGACAAAAAAGATGAACCATGGTGGCCAGTTTTGAAAACCCCAGAAGATCTCATTCATACCTTGACAACTATAATTTGGGTTACAGCTGGACATCATGCTGCAGTGAACTTTGGTCAGTACATGTATGCCGGATACTTCCCGAACCGGCCTACAATAGCTCGAAGCAACATGCCAACTGAAGATCCAAATGACGATCTTTTCAAGATATTTTTGAAGAAACCAGAAGCTGCATTGTTGAGGTGCTTCCCCTCACAGATTCAAGCAACAAAAGTGATGGCTGTCTTAGATGTATTATCGAACCATTCACCCGATGAGGAGTACATTGGTGGGAATATGGAGTCATCTTGGGCTGAAAACCCGGTGATAAAGGCAGCTTTCGAGCGGTTCAATGGCAATTTGAAGAAGCTAGAAGGAATTATTGATGAGAAGAACACCAATATGAAGCTGAAAAACAGAGTCGGAGCAGGGGTTGTTCCATATGAGCTTTTGAAGCCATTCTCAGAATCAGGGGTCACAGGAAAGGGAGTTCCCAACAGCATCTCCATCTAA